The proteins below are encoded in one region of Equus przewalskii isolate Varuska chromosome 1, EquPr2, whole genome shotgun sequence:
- the KCNMA1 gene encoding calcium-activated potassium channel subunit alpha-1 isoform X26 has translation MANGGGGGGGSSSGGGGGGGGSSSLRMSSNIHANHLSLDASSSSSSSSSSSSSSVHEPKMDALIIPVTMEVPCDSRGQRMWWAFLASSMVTFFGGLFIILLWRTLKYLWTVCCHCGGKTKLQDLLS, from the coding sequence ATGGCAaatggtggcggcggcggcggcggcagcagcagcggcggcggcggcggcggcggcggcagcagcagtcTTAGAATGAGTAGCAATATCCACGCCAACCATCTCAGCCTAGAcgcgtcctcctcctcctcttcctcctcttcttcctcctcgtCTTCGGTCCACGAGCCCAAGATGGATGCGCTCATCATCCCGGTGACCATGGAGGTGCCGTGCGACAGCCGGGGCCAACGCATGTGGTGGGCTTTCCTGGCCTCCTCCATGGTGACTTTCTTCGGGGGCCTCTTCATTATCTTGCTCTGGCGGACGCTCAAGTACCTGTGGACCGTTTGCTGCCACTGCGGGGGCAAGACGAAG